The following are encoded in a window of Flavobacterium cupriresistens genomic DNA:
- a CDS encoding glycosyltransferase family 2 protein, producing MRNTKKLSVIILTHNEEFYISEAIKSVSFADEIIVLDSYSNDRTPEIASGLGSNLIFREFDNYCNQRNYAIPYATGDWILFLDADERVSEKLKREILKSIESNKFSTYKIWFPHFFMNRFLFHYTDKTVRLMKNDDLLFKNEVHERLVLKSKPGVLRNHMIHYTYRGLLHFISKKDKYAWFQAKMCISKAQKVTLFLLIFKPFYRFFHTYIIKRVYLDGVPGLAAAAIDAYGVFSRYAKMMLIEKDSK from the coding sequence TTGAGAAACACAAAAAAACTATCCGTTATCATTCTTACTCACAATGAAGAGTTTTACATTAGTGAAGCAATAAAATCGGTTTCCTTTGCAGATGAAATCATTGTTTTAGATTCATACAGTAATGACAGAACTCCAGAAATTGCTTCGGGCTTAGGAAGCAATTTAATTTTCAGAGAATTCGATAATTATTGTAATCAAAGAAATTATGCCATACCCTATGCCACGGGAGATTGGATTCTATTTTTAGACGCTGATGAGAGAGTATCTGAAAAACTTAAAAGAGAAATATTAAAAAGCATCGAGTCAAATAAATTTAGTACTTATAAAATCTGGTTTCCTCATTTTTTCATGAATCGATTTTTATTTCATTATACAGATAAAACTGTTCGTTTGATGAAAAATGACGATCTACTATTTAAAAATGAAGTACACGAAAGATTAGTTCTTAAGTCAAAACCTGGTGTATTACGAAATCATATGATACACTATACCTACAGAGGGCTTTTACATTTTATAAGTAAAAAAGATAAATATGCTTGGTTTCAAGCAAAAATGTGCATTTCTAAAGCACAAAAAGTAACTTTGTTTTTGTTGATTTTCAAGCCCTTTTATCGTTTTTTCCACACCTATATTATCAAAAGAGTATATCTTGATGGCGTTCCGGGTCTTGCTGCTGCAGCAATAGATGCATACGGGGTTTTCTCCAGATATGCTAAAATGATGCTCATTGAAAAAGACTCAAAATAG
- a CDS encoding LTA synthase family protein, which translates to MSRYKQSISLLLKRVLIVLLLYQFTRVLFYLFNIELFTEFTFQTFLGGLSFDMSAIVYINSIFIVGHLLPGNLKYNTAYQHILKVSFYLVNLLFIATNFIDIIYYRFTGKRSTLAMITAKGMENETLGLIPSFLKQFWYVTLFFLIISILFWFLLSNFKNNTNPEHSTKKDRFKEYACFIISLLVIVIIGRGGFQKKPIKVVDAIRYSTLNNTGLVLNTPFSILTTLFKKEDIDKVNYFSEKELISIYNPIISLKPNQPTIKKNVVILILESFGNENIGRGQTPFLDSLITKSYYFKNGFANGRVSIDAVPSIISSLPSLMNNAFILSSYSLNKTNSLPQILKKEGYNTSFFHGAFNGSQNFNQYALISGFDQYYGKDQYTGHDAFDGKWGIFDEEFLQFYAHKLNTFKKPFFSSLFTISSHFPYTIPKKYQGKFPKGTTEIQESIAYTDYSLRKFFNTVKKEKWYKNTLFVLSSDHTSGGDKKTDKTNIGIYRIPILFFDPSNPELVGVTKKNFQQIDIMPSILDYLNIKTDLISFGKSYRSKDDFVINYLQGTYHYIQGDYYINFANNQIIGLYNWKKDVLLKTNLMQSDKTRTKKATKFLKAYIQSFNERVIDNKLTL; encoded by the coding sequence ATGAGCCGTTACAAACAAAGCATTTCTTTGCTTTTAAAAAGAGTTCTTATCGTTTTATTACTCTATCAATTCACCAGAGTTCTTTTTTACTTATTTAATATTGAATTGTTTACCGAATTTACTTTTCAAACTTTTTTGGGAGGACTGTCTTTTGATATGTCGGCTATCGTATACATAAACAGTATTTTTATAGTTGGTCATTTACTTCCCGGTAACTTAAAATATAATACGGCTTATCAGCATATTTTAAAGGTCTCGTTTTATCTTGTAAACCTTCTTTTTATCGCTACCAATTTTATTGATATTATCTATTACAGATTTACAGGAAAAAGAAGCACTCTTGCCATGATCACTGCAAAAGGAATGGAAAATGAAACATTAGGACTAATCCCTTCTTTTTTAAAACAGTTTTGGTACGTTACGCTCTTTTTTCTTATTATTAGTATTTTATTCTGGTTCTTACTATCGAATTTTAAAAACAATACAAATCCAGAACATTCAACAAAGAAAGACCGTTTTAAAGAATATGCCTGTTTTATTATTTCACTACTTGTAATTGTAATTATAGGACGCGGAGGATTCCAAAAAAAACCAATTAAGGTCGTAGATGCAATTAGATACAGCACACTTAACAATACAGGCTTAGTCTTAAATACCCCTTTCTCCATTCTTACAACTCTCTTTAAAAAAGAGGATATTGACAAAGTTAATTACTTCAGTGAAAAAGAATTAATTTCAATTTACAACCCGATAATTTCACTAAAGCCTAACCAACCTACTATAAAGAAAAATGTAGTAATTTTAATTTTGGAAAGTTTTGGGAATGAAAATATCGGACGAGGACAAACTCCTTTTTTAGACTCACTCATCACAAAATCTTATTATTTCAAAAATGGTTTTGCAAACGGGAGAGTTTCTATAGATGCGGTTCCCTCCATAATTTCGAGTTTACCAAGTCTAATGAATAATGCATTCATATTATCCAGTTATTCATTAAATAAAACAAATAGTCTTCCGCAAATTCTTAAAAAAGAAGGATACAATACCTCTTTTTTTCATGGTGCTTTTAATGGTAGTCAAAACTTTAATCAGTATGCACTAATATCCGGTTTTGATCAATATTATGGAAAAGACCAATATACAGGACATGATGCCTTTGATGGAAAGTGGGGGATTTTTGACGAAGAATTTTTACAATTTTACGCTCATAAATTGAACACTTTTAAAAAGCCATTTTTTAGTTCTTTATTTACAATTTCTTCTCATTTCCCGTATACAATTCCAAAAAAATATCAAGGAAAATTTCCAAAAGGAACTACTGAAATACAAGAAAGTATAGCTTATACTGATTACTCTTTACGAAAATTTTTCAACACTGTTAAAAAAGAAAAATGGTATAAAAACACCTTGTTTGTTCTTTCATCGGATCATACTTCCGGCGGAGATAAAAAGACAGACAAAACAAATATTGGAATATACCGAATTCCAATACTATTTTTTGATCCTTCCAACCCCGAATTAGTTGGCGTTACTAAAAAGAACTTTCAACAAATTGATATCATGCCTAGTATCCTCGATTACTTAAATATAAAAACTGATCTAATTAGTTTTGGAAAAAGCTACAGATCTAAAGACGACTTTGTAATCAATTATCTTCAAGGAACTTATCATTATATACAAGGCGATTATTATATAAATTTCGCTAATAATCAAATAATTGGCTTATACAACTGGAAAAAAGATGTTTTATTAAAAACAAATTTGATGCAATCAGACAAGACCAGAACCAAAAAAGCTACAAAATTTCTGAAAGCATATATTCAATCTTTTAACGAAAGGGTCATTGACAATAAATTGACTCTTTAA
- a CDS encoding PAS domain-containing protein, with protein MNSENQLQNRTIIDKEVSWDKTQVIMSKTNAFGIIEYANETFIDVCGYEDYELMGQPHNIVRHPDMPKVIFKVLWENLKVGKNFHAVVKNLAKSGRYYWVITDFEIAKDENGVIVNYFGRRQAIPQEVIALHIEPLYKKLLQIENASGVEFSEKYLIGFLEEKKRSYVEYIKELILDHERAQSKSFHQEQKEEEEEDERGFFSRLFGR; from the coding sequence ATGAATAGCGAAAATCAGCTCCAAAACCGAACCATAATAGATAAAGAAGTCTCGTGGGACAAAACTCAGGTGATTATGAGTAAAACCAATGCATTTGGTATCATCGAATATGCAAATGAAACTTTTATAGACGTTTGCGGATATGAAGATTACGAGCTTATGGGGCAGCCACATAATATCGTCAGGCATCCCGATATGCCCAAAGTAATTTTTAAAGTTTTGTGGGAAAATCTTAAAGTAGGTAAAAACTTTCATGCCGTTGTAAAAAATCTGGCCAAGTCAGGAAGATATTACTGGGTTATTACTGATTTTGAAATTGCGAAAGATGAAAATGGCGTTATTGTAAATTATTTTGGAAGAAGACAAGCCATTCCTCAAGAAGTCATTGCCCTGCATATTGAACCCTTGTACAAAAAATTACTGCAAATAGAAAACGCGAGCGGAGTGGAGTTCAGCGAAAAATACCTGATCGGATTTTTAGAAGAGAAAAAGAGATCTTATGTAGAATATATCAAGGAACTGATTTTAGACCACGAAAGAGCACAATCTAAGTCTTTCCACCAGGAGCAAAAGGAAGAGGAGGAAGAGGACGAAAGAGGTTTTTTTAGTCGTTTATTTGGTAGATAA
- the ruvX gene encoding Holliday junction resolvase RuvX: MPRILSIDYGQKRTGIAVTDEMQIIASGLTTIPTNTLIDFLKDYFAKEKVEAVLIGEPKQMNGLPSESASIIKGFVTHFSNIFPDMKVVRVDERFTSKMAFQTMIDSGLSKKQRQNKGLIDEISATIMLQDYLSSKRF; the protein is encoded by the coding sequence ATGCCAAGAATCCTCTCTATAGATTACGGACAAAAACGCACCGGAATTGCCGTTACAGACGAAATGCAGATTATCGCCTCGGGTTTGACAACGATTCCGACGAATACTTTAATAGATTTTCTGAAAGATTATTTCGCTAAAGAAAAAGTAGAAGCGGTCTTGATCGGGGAGCCTAAACAAATGAACGGGCTTCCGTCTGAAAGTGCTTCGATAATTAAAGGATTTGTAACGCATTTTTCAAATATCTTTCCGGATATGAAAGTAGTGCGTGTAGACGAGCGTTTTACTTCAAAAATGGCATTCCAGACGATGATAGATAGCGGATTAAGCAAAAAGCAACGCCAGAATAAAGGGTTGATTGATGAAATTTCGGCTACCATAATGCTTCAGGATTATCTTTCTTCAAAACGATTTTAG
- a CDS encoding malate:quinone oxidoreductase: MPDETIRSNSEVVLIGAGIMSATLGVILKELQPDIKIEIYERLDVAAAESSDAWNNAGTGHSAFCELNYTPEKADGSIDPKKAISIAESFEVSRQFWAYLVQQNKVPSPDNFIKSVPHMSFVWGDKNVEYLKTRFEALQSNPIFAQMTFSTEFEQLKQWMPLVMEGRENNEKLAATFMPIGTDVNFGALTRSMFNYLEKLDGVSLHFNHEVQKMRQREDKSWRIKITDLATGQKRKSYTKFVFIGAGGGSLPLLEKANVPEGNGYGGFPVSGQWLKCTNPEVIAKHQAKVYGKASVGAPPMSVPHIDTRVIDGEKALLFGPFAGFSTRFLKNGSYLDLPLSIKANNVIPMLSAGFHNIPLTKYLIEQVRQSPKDRMKALREYLPTARSKDWTLERAGQRVQVIKKDENGGGVLEFGTEVINTHDGTLAVLLGASPGASTAVSIMVDLISRCFADQSKSPEWEEKMKIMIPSYGKNLNETPELLEEMRKYTSEVLKLKN; this comes from the coding sequence ATGCCTGACGAAACAATACGTTCAAATAGTGAAGTAGTTCTCATTGGAGCTGGAATTATGAGTGCCACTCTTGGAGTAATTTTGAAAGAGTTACAACCGGATATTAAAATTGAAATATACGAAAGATTAGATGTTGCTGCAGCCGAAAGCTCTGATGCTTGGAATAATGCAGGAACCGGTCACTCGGCCTTTTGTGAATTAAACTACACTCCGGAAAAGGCAGACGGAAGTATTGATCCTAAAAAAGCAATAAGTATAGCGGAATCTTTCGAGGTTTCCCGCCAGTTTTGGGCCTACTTAGTGCAACAAAATAAAGTTCCCTCTCCTGACAATTTTATAAAAAGCGTTCCGCATATGAGTTTTGTATGGGGAGATAAAAACGTTGAATATCTTAAAACACGTTTTGAAGCTTTACAAAGCAATCCAATTTTTGCTCAAATGACTTTTAGTACCGAATTTGAACAATTGAAACAATGGATGCCTCTTGTAATGGAAGGCAGAGAAAATAATGAAAAATTAGCAGCCACCTTTATGCCGATTGGTACCGATGTAAACTTCGGTGCATTGACCAGAAGCATGTTTAATTATCTGGAAAAACTGGATGGTGTGTCGCTGCATTTCAATCACGAGGTTCAAAAAATGAGACAACGTGAAGATAAATCCTGGAGAATTAAAATTACCGATTTAGCTACAGGACAAAAAAGAAAATCTTATACCAAGTTTGTTTTTATCGGAGCTGGTGGAGGTTCATTACCTTTATTAGAAAAAGCCAATGTTCCGGAAGGAAATGGGTACGGCGGTTTCCCGGTAAGCGGGCAATGGTTAAAATGTACCAATCCTGAAGTGATTGCAAAACATCAGGCAAAAGTGTACGGAAAAGCAAGTGTTGGAGCACCTCCAATGTCCGTTCCACATATTGATACCCGTGTCATTGATGGTGAAAAAGCGCTTCTTTTTGGGCCCTTCGCCGGATTCTCTACGCGATTCTTAAAAAACGGATCGTATCTGGACTTGCCTTTGTCTATAAAAGCAAACAACGTAATCCCGATGTTATCAGCGGGATTTCATAATATTCCATTAACCAAATATTTGATCGAACAAGTGCGTCAGTCTCCAAAAGACCGAATGAAAGCACTTCGCGAATATTTACCAACAGCACGTTCTAAGGACTGGACATTAGAAAGAGCCGGACAACGTGTTCAGGTGATTAAAAAAGACGAAAACGGTGGTGGAGTTTTAGAATTTGGAACAGAAGTAATTAATACACACGACGGAACTTTAGCGGTTTTATTAGGCGCTTCTCCGGGAGCTTCTACAGCTGTTTCTATCATGGTGGACTTAATTAGCAGATGTTTTGCAGATCAAAGTAAATCACCTGAATGGGAAGAGAAAATGAAAATCATGATTCCTTCTTACGGTAAAAACCTGAATGAGACACCGGAGCTTTTAGAAGAAATGAGAAAATATACTTCTGAAGTTTTAAAATTGAAAAACTAG
- a CDS encoding FUSC family protein: protein MFNRISKFTNSTSFLNASKVTIASVVPVLILNFLGHFEIGFTIALGAFYTYPSDIPSTLTHKIKGLIVASLIVSGVNLLVNLAYPFPILFYPFLGLLLFLCCMISVYGQRATLVSFSALLSISLSFGHLHEGWDAVEYSGFIFIGGILYLIVSLIFHFVQPYKYVELQIAEGIKLTAKYLKLRGDLWSPEANREKITQKQLAVQVELNQINEDLRKVLIGNQSTSAATSQNRKMLLVFITLVEIQELALYTSFDYDKLHEKFDKHPDVLRTYQNVAYKLASTLKKLSKNVHHIAAYVDKNDLKNELDALEFAIFDYEKSLGRDEANEGVLMLTNMLKYAKNQVGKIKIIQRAFSLAMQSYKLKDKDKELEKFLTPQYYPLRTLIENMSFSSSIFRHSLRLTITILIGLVVGNFLPFQNVYWILLTIVVIMRPGYGLTKERSYNRIFGTVLGGLLAFGIVSLIQNHVALSIFSIVCMLLGISFTQINYKISATFVTMYVVFIYGILTPNVVEVIQFRILDSLAGAILAFIANQFLWPAWEFINTPIHIENSIRANRNYLKEIADFYNKKGETPTSYRLARKHAFVEIGNLTTSFQRMMQEPKSKQKTLPLVNKLVVLNHSLLSALASLSTYIQSHQTTSASESFNYIIKTILLNLDHSISVLKNETIITDTFFDKEDVTLQFEELKRINFTRLAADDELDKETRQAKMQEAQMVIEQLIWMSNLAEKILKITKELKATNPD from the coding sequence ATGTTTAATCGTATCTCCAAATTTACCAATAGTACCTCTTTTCTAAATGCTTCTAAAGTAACTATTGCTTCTGTTGTTCCTGTTCTGATCCTGAACTTTCTGGGACATTTTGAAATTGGTTTTACGATTGCCTTAGGTGCGTTTTATACCTATCCGAGTGATATTCCGAGTACGTTAACGCATAAAATAAAAGGTCTTATTGTAGCCTCCTTAATCGTTTCGGGTGTAAATCTTCTGGTGAATCTTGCTTATCCGTTCCCAATATTATTTTATCCGTTTTTAGGATTGTTACTGTTTTTATGCTGTATGATTTCTGTTTATGGGCAGCGCGCTACCTTGGTATCCTTTTCTGCATTACTTTCAATTTCTTTGTCTTTTGGCCATTTACATGAAGGCTGGGATGCGGTTGAATATTCCGGTTTTATTTTTATTGGTGGTATTTTATACCTCATTGTCTCGCTTATTTTTCATTTTGTACAACCTTATAAATATGTTGAATTACAAATTGCTGAAGGCATAAAACTAACGGCAAAATATTTAAAACTAAGAGGAGATTTATGGAGCCCTGAAGCGAATCGCGAGAAAATAACTCAAAAGCAATTGGCTGTTCAGGTAGAACTAAACCAAATCAACGAAGATTTAAGGAAAGTGTTAATTGGAAATCAAAGCACTTCCGCTGCCACCAGTCAGAATCGTAAAATGTTACTTGTTTTCATAACGCTTGTTGAAATTCAGGAATTAGCATTATATACCTCATTTGATTACGACAAACTTCATGAAAAGTTTGACAAACATCCCGACGTTTTAAGAACGTATCAAAATGTGGCGTACAAACTGGCTTCCACTTTAAAAAAACTATCCAAAAATGTACATCATATTGCCGCTTATGTGGACAAAAATGATCTGAAAAATGAATTGGACGCGCTCGAATTTGCCATTTTTGACTATGAAAAAAGCTTAGGAAGAGACGAAGCAAACGAAGGAGTTCTCATGCTGACCAATATGCTGAAATATGCTAAAAATCAGGTTGGAAAAATCAAGATTATACAAAGGGCTTTTTCGCTTGCCATGCAATCTTACAAATTGAAAGACAAAGACAAGGAACTGGAAAAATTTCTGACACCACAGTATTATCCGCTTCGTACACTTATTGAAAATATGAGTTTTTCTTCTTCTATTTTCAGACATTCGCTCCGACTGACCATTACGATTCTGATTGGTCTTGTTGTTGGGAACTTTCTTCCTTTTCAGAATGTCTATTGGATTCTACTAACCATCGTTGTCATCATGCGTCCGGGTTATGGATTAACAAAAGAGCGTTCGTATAATCGAATTTTCGGAACTGTACTAGGCGGACTTCTGGCATTTGGGATTGTATCCCTTATTCAGAACCATGTGGCGTTGAGTATATTTTCTATTGTTTGTATGTTACTGGGTATCTCATTTACACAGATTAACTATAAAATAAGTGCCACTTTCGTAACCATGTATGTGGTTTTTATTTACGGAATTCTAACGCCAAATGTTGTAGAAGTAATCCAGTTTAGAATATTAGATTCGCTTGCAGGAGCTATTTTAGCTTTTATTGCCAATCAATTTTTATGGCCGGCCTGGGAGTTTATCAACACTCCAATACACATTGAAAATTCGATTCGCGCCAATCGAAATTACCTTAAAGAAATTGCTGATTTTTACAATAAAAAAGGAGAAACACCAACATCCTACAGATTAGCCAGAAAACATGCTTTTGTTGAAATTGGCAATTTAACGACCTCGTTTCAACGTATGATGCAAGAACCTAAATCAAAGCAAAAAACGCTGCCATTGGTCAATAAACTGGTGGTTTTGAATCATTCTTTGCTATCGGCTTTGGCTTCTTTGTCTACTTATATCCAATCGCATCAAACTACATCTGCTTCGGAATCGTTCAACTATATTATTAAAACGATATTATTGAATCTTGATCATTCTATTTCGGTTTTAAAAAACGAAACGATTATAACCGATACTTTTTTTGATAAGGAAGATGTAACCCTGCAATTTGAAGAATTAAAACGCATTAACTTTACGCGTCTGGCGGCAGACGATGAACTTGATAAAGAAACCCGTCAGGCTAAAATGCAGGAGGCTCAGATGGTGATCGAGCAATTGATCTGGATGAGCAATCTGGCAGAAAAAATACTAAAAATTACGAAAGAGCTAAAAGCAACAAATCCAGATTAA
- the def gene encoding peptide deformylase, giving the protein MILPIVGYGDPVLRKVCEVITPEYPNLKEILANMYETMYNAYGVGLAAPQVGIAIRLFVIDTTPFSDDEDYSTEEQNKLKGFKKTFINARIVKEEGEEWSFNEGCLSIPDVREDVYRKPTVTIEYCEEDFVVKTEVFDGLIARVIQHEYDHIEGVLFTDKISSLKKRLIQKKLKNITEGKTFQDYKMKFVAAKKGR; this is encoded by the coding sequence ATGATTTTACCAATTGTAGGATACGGTGATCCAGTTTTAAGAAAAGTGTGTGAGGTAATTACACCGGAGTATCCAAACTTAAAAGAGATATTAGCAAACATGTATGAAACCATGTACAACGCTTATGGTGTTGGACTTGCTGCGCCACAGGTTGGAATAGCAATTCGTTTGTTTGTAATTGATACAACTCCTTTTAGTGACGATGAAGATTACTCAACAGAAGAACAAAATAAATTAAAAGGTTTCAAAAAAACATTTATCAACGCCAGAATCGTGAAAGAAGAAGGCGAGGAGTGGAGTTTTAACGAAGGTTGTTTAAGTATTCCTGATGTTCGTGAAGACGTTTACAGAAAACCAACCGTTACAATCGAGTATTGTGAAGAAGATTTTGTTGTAAAAACAGAGGTTTTTGACGGTTTGATTGCCAGAGTTATTCAGCACGAATACGATCATATTGAAGGAGTGTTGTTTACAGACAAAATATCTTCTTTAAAAAAGCGTTTGATTCAAAAGAAATTAAAAAATATTACAGAAGGCAAGACTTTTCAGGATTATAAAATGAAATTTGTTGCTGCCAAAAAAGGCAGATAA
- a CDS encoding DUF5606 family protein — MNLEKILAVSGKPGLYALKVQTRTGFVAESLTDGKKITVSLKSNVSLLSEISIYTQDGEKPLTEVMQRIAVKENKGQAISHKEDNATLTAYFKEVLPDYDEERVYPSDIKKVLNWYNTLQGKGLVTDLAPVPTETEEAPVAEEKPKKAAAPKKAKVKKEE; from the coding sequence ATGAATTTAGAAAAAATATTAGCTGTTTCCGGGAAACCAGGTTTATATGCTTTAAAAGTACAGACTCGTACAGGATTTGTAGCTGAATCATTAACTGATGGAAAAAAAATCACTGTAAGCTTAAAAAGTAATGTAAGTTTATTGTCTGAAATTTCGATTTATACACAAGATGGTGAAAAGCCGTTGACTGAAGTAATGCAACGCATTGCGGTTAAAGAAAACAAAGGTCAGGCGATTTCTCATAAAGAAGATAATGCAACTTTAACAGCTTATTTTAAAGAAGTTTTACCTGATTATGATGAAGAAAGAGTTTACCCATCAGATATTAAAAAAGTATTAAACTGGTACAACACTCTTCAAGGAAAAGGTTTAGTGACAGATTTAGCTCCGGTTCCAACTGAAACTGAAGAAGCTCCTGTTGCTGAGGAAAAACCAAAAAAAGCTGCAGCTCCTAAGAAAGCAAAAGTTAAAAAAGAAGAATAG
- the mazG gene encoding nucleoside triphosphate pyrophosphohydrolase codes for MSKELQLQAFERLLVIMDELREQCPWDKKQTLQTLRHLTIEETYELGDAILDNDLNEVKKELGDLLLHIVFYAKIGSETNAFDMADVCNEICDKLIHRHPHIYSDTVVKDEEEVKQNWEKLKLKEGKKSVLEGVPRSLPALVKASRIQDKVKGVGFDWEEPHQVWDKVQEELEELQVEVKAGDQDKIEAEFGDVLFSMINYARFLNVNPEDALERTNKKFIKRFQYLESKASDMGKPLMDMTLAEMDVFWNEAKKQ; via the coding sequence ATGAGCAAAGAACTTCAACTTCAGGCTTTCGAAAGATTATTAGTTATTATGGATGAACTTCGTGAGCAATGTCCGTGGGATAAAAAACAGACTTTGCAAACCCTGCGACACCTTACTATTGAAGAAACCTACGAATTAGGAGATGCCATTTTGGACAATGATTTGAATGAAGTTAAAAAAGAACTTGGAGATCTGTTATTACATATTGTTTTTTATGCTAAAATAGGCAGTGAAACCAATGCTTTTGATATGGCTGATGTGTGCAATGAAATTTGTGATAAACTGATTCATCGCCATCCTCATATTTACAGTGACACGGTTGTAAAAGATGAAGAAGAAGTCAAACAAAACTGGGAAAAACTAAAGCTTAAAGAAGGCAAAAAATCAGTTTTAGAAGGCGTTCCGAGAAGTTTACCCGCTTTAGTAAAAGCCAGCAGAATACAGGATAAGGTAAAAGGTGTAGGTTTTGACTGGGAAGAACCGCACCAGGTTTGGGATAAAGTACAGGAAGAATTAGAAGAATTACAAGTAGAAGTAAAAGCAGGCGATCAGGATAAAATAGAAGCCGAATTCGGAGATGTTTTATTCTCTATGATCAATTATGCCCGATTTTTAAATGTAAATCCCGAAGATGCTTTAGAACGCACCAATAAAAAATTCATTAAGCGTTTTCAATATTTAGAAAGCAAAGCAAGTGATATGGGCAAACCTTTAATGGATATGACTTTAGCTGAAATGGATGTGTTTTGGAATGAAGCAAAAAAACAGTAA
- a CDS encoding Crp/Fnr family transcriptional regulator codes for MNKCDQCIVRQLTSLKALNKDEVIRLANSKTTLSIKKGDAIFEEGEITNGVFCVKDGIGKLSKLSANGKDQIVKLVKSGELLGQRSMISNEPANLSAKAVADMEVCFIPKTEIINFFNHNNQFSMNLMQSVCEDLKESENDKIALAQKTVKQRLAETLLYLLATFGENTDKTLKVQLTREELAGMIGTATESCIRLLSDFNKLGLIELVGKKIVLKDINSLKRLAE; via the coding sequence ATGAACAAATGTGATCAATGCATCGTAAGACAGCTTACTTCTCTAAAAGCACTGAATAAAGATGAGGTTATTAGATTAGCAAATAGCAAAACAACATTAAGCATAAAAAAAGGGGATGCGATTTTTGAAGAAGGTGAAATTACCAATGGTGTTTTTTGCGTAAAAGACGGTATTGGAAAACTTTCTAAGTTAAGTGCTAACGGAAAAGATCAGATTGTAAAGCTTGTTAAATCAGGTGAACTTTTAGGGCAACGCTCGATGATCAGTAACGAACCCGCAAATCTAAGTGCAAAAGCTGTCGCTGATATGGAAGTTTGTTTTATTCCAAAAACAGAAATCATCAACTTTTTTAACCATAACAATCAGTTCTCCATGAATCTGATGCAATCGGTGTGCGAAGATTTAAAAGAATCTGAAAACGACAAAATCGCATTGGCACAAAAAACCGTAAAACAAAGACTGGCCGAAACTTTATTATACTTACTGGCTACTTTTGGTGAAAACACAGACAAAACCTTAAAAGTTCAGCTTACTCGTGAAGAATTAGCCGGAATGATTGGTACTGCCACTGAAAGCTGTATTCGTTTATTATCCGATTTCAATAAACTCGGACTAATCGAATTGGTTGGAAAAAAAATTGTACTCAAAGACATCAATTCCCTAAAACGATTGGCGGAATAA